In the Primulina eburnea isolate SZY01 chromosome 15, ASM2296580v1, whole genome shotgun sequence genome, AATTGGTTGCATGCTCTACCTGAACTGGATATTAGAGACGACATTGAAAATTTTTGGGATAGAAATACATTTTACGAGATTATGAGGACCGAAATGAAGAGAAAAATCTAAGTTAGAGGTTTAAGTTTGAAGTGAACATGGGAGCCAAGCTTTTCAATTATCAAAACAAGACAAATTTTGAGGACAAAATTCTATTTAAAGATGGGAGATTTGTAACATTCGAAAAACCAACCTacataaaccacatgcatgcaaattatttgaattgcttaaatgttttatttaattaatgctTACTTGATGCATATTATGTGATTAAaggtatgattgcatgattaaatggtTAGatggcatgatttcatgaaattcaAGGATTTTATCCAATATTCGTTAATAGGCTAGGAAAAAGACACCGGAGACGACCAAGActagaataaatattttcaagacttcttaatatgattaaaaatgattaaatttttctaaaaattgtaGAGTTCAAATCATTTTATGAAGGATCGTGTGCTGGgcaccttgaggtgcttcaaacacaatattctccaagagctgcaatagctcgtgttctaagaacgCATACACCGATGAATTGGATAGAGTTTGGCTTTAAACCAAgcgaaaaatactcgaaataaacactgatatattttatatactgtgaaactgaataactgaaataaggGGGATCAGTTCAATCGTgtgtcagttcagttatggtgagaactgaactgatatcagctgaactgatcaaatctgttTTAAGACGAAAGTTAagcagttaaatacacaagatatgtttatggatgttcggggacttcaactgctcctacgtcatctCTTCTACCACATAGGGTAggtccactagaagactttgataaACTGATTTTGAGAAAAGAGAATATTCAAACGTCACTTCAATTTGATCGAGCTACTCGTATGAATATTTCATCAAAGTCAATTCTTTTTTCTTTCCTAAAATCTTGTGCAACTAGTTGGGATTTGTTTCTAATTGCAATTCTttcttcattttatttattcCTATAAACCCATTGAGTTCCTATATTCAGTAGAGCTAGGTACTAAATAACATACCTTATTTCTTTCAAATTGAATCAGTTCATCCTGCATTGATTCTATCAAATTATTATCCATAAGTGCTTCATCAATTTTTTTAGGTTTCATTTGTGAAATGAATAAAGCATTTGTTGCTTAGTGCTAAGAGGTGCATATGAATTACCAATTACCAACAAAGGTGGATGAGTCTTGCTCCATCTGTAGCATGGTTATGTAAGAGGATTGTTGTTAGCATGGTTATGTAAGAGGATTTTTGTTGCGTTTTCTTCAGTAATGGGTTTATCGGCGTAGATACCATCAGTTTGGTTGACTCTATTTAGGTCCGGATCAGCTTGGTTCTCAACAAAATCTACTTGATCTTCAGCAGCATGTCTAGCTAAATTATTTGGAGTTTCTACTTTAGGAGACCGATGAATCCTCTTGTTAACAATAACTCTATATTCGTTATCTATTTCTAAATAAATGTTGATCGACTTATTACTCAGATCAGCAAGGTTATTTTGTTCATCAATAAGTTTACTTCATAaaaaaaacaacatatataGTTTCTTCTGTATTTAAGgtctttttattaaatattctaAAAGTCTTATTGATTTGTAGAATACCAAGAAAGATGCCAACATCTGACTTAACGGTGAAAGCAGATATATGATTATTGTCGTTGTTATGAATATTACACTTACAACCAAACACCATGAAAGTTATATACATTAGGTTTCTGATTATTCCAATTTTCATATGGAGTTTTACCAGcttttttattaatcatagtCATGTTTTGTGTGTGACAACCAGTGTTTATTACTTCGGCCCAAAATTGTTGAGAAATAACCGGAATCAGCTAGGATTGTTCTAACAGCTTCTTTTAAGGTCCAATTCCTTCTCTCAACAACATCATTCTGCTGTGGTGTTCAAGCTGTCGAGTACTCATGTCAGATTCATTGATCGTCTAGATAAGATTCAAGAATTTTATTTGTAAACTCAGTGCGACAATCACTTCGAATCATATCTATCCTACAAGATTTCTAATTTGAATATGTTTTAGAAACTTGATCAGCTAACCACTAGTTGCGGTAAAGCTGATTGTCGTCTATAGGTTGCACAGTAAACAATCACGTAGAGACATTCAATGGCTTGTTTTATGCAACTCAAGCAGTTAGCAGAATTAAAAGCCCCTTCGATTGTCTATCACATGAATTTCATTTAAGTGCTTGCAAGAAAAATCATCATGCTGGTATGGGTGCAGGTTTTGTGTGAGTATTACAGTGGTGAACCGTATTTCCGTGAAATTCTTCCATTCATTTAGGATTTTTTCATGTTCGCTGCAACTTAACCTTAACTTCCATGTAATTCTTGCCAGGAAGCGAGGCTTGTTGaagatttaaaaaataaatctataaataatgTGATTAAATCATTATATCACAAAACGCCAGGAATTCATGTCGAATTATCAAAAAATATGAATAACAGTAAACACATACCAGAATCCATTGATTGATCTAGCGTCAGAGTTATGGATCTTCCAAGGCAACAGAGAATCGATCACCTTATTCCTGCCTTTAATGGGAGAAGAAGAGAGATCTAGAATATGTGTGTCGTTTATATTCTGTGTTGTGTTCTCTGTTCCTTGGGGAACATAACCTTACATAACCATAGCAGTCTTCAACCCATCATAGAAGACTTAATTGGGCTGGGTTTCTACACATAACGTGGGCCAtatcaatttatttaatattttggaAACCCATAATTAATTAGATCACTTTATTGGATTCAACTCATCATAGAAGACTTAATTGGGCTGGGTTTCTACACATAACGTGTACCATatcaatttatttaatactttGGAAACTCATAATTAATTAGATCGCTTTATTGGATTCTTTATTAGATAGCTTGTACAtatacaattaattaaattatgtgagCCCACAAAATAATTCCAACAAGGCTAATTTCAACTATATGTATAATACGGAACTTACAATATGAGGTTAGACGATAATATATACAGAATCTAAGGCAAATAGTAAATGCTACGTTTATTTATAGAGGATGTGATCTACGTTCATTGCACAAAACAAGACCACCCTATTAAGCCCTTCTGGTTTGAATGCTGGATAATGTGAGTACAATAGCAAGTGAGACTCAACATTATTCTGCAGCGACTTGGCTGCAGAGACTTTCATGGGGACTGTAAAAACAACTAACAGTTAGTACTCGACGACGGCAGGTTCCGGCATGATAGAAGAGGAGCCCCTTGAGCAGGTTAAATCTGCAGTTGATAGAGCTATCTTTTTTACTCTTGAATGCATCCCTTAAAAATGAATTTGGCTTAgtagataatttttttataatgtaTTTCCTGTTATGAAGTGATTGCATGTATATACTTGAATCCTGAAAATCTTACCAATTTGGCTTCgtagataatttttttattatgtatttCATTTCTTTTCCACTTCCTAAAATATCATATTCTAAaccaaaattaatattttaaaatactgcAAATGACCTGAAAAAACAAAATTTGTTCCATGAAGAAtaacaaaacaaacaaaatatttcaATTAAAGAATATACACATTCATTTTCACGATATTTATGCCCCAAAATCAAAACCAACCAAAGCGACCGACTATTTTAGTCTAAACACTCTCGTTAACTTTCATGGACCCCATCACACATTAGACAAAAGTGTTCTAATAGTGCATTGATTTTCAAATCCCAAAAGGATGAAAATCTTTTGAATTTGCCAATCTCAGGCACAATCGCTTgtatttcaattttaattttcagCTACTTACGTCTTTAAAATACAAGAATCCAACTCATTTTCTAGCTGGACAATCAACAGTTCCATCATGTTCTTGTACATGGGCATAAAATGATCTTTTATCATAGTCCTAGAGAGCCGAAGCTTACTGTACAATTCTCTCGACGTCTCGTAGATACCAACTCTCTCCTCTTCTGCGTCAACAAGACCTGGATTGTTCGGCTCAGAAGACGGGATAGAAACTATATGCATTATTCTGCCTGGAGGATAGAAATGGTGGTTATCTGAAACATCGGATAGAGAAAGGGGTGTTTGGCTATCCAGTGCATCAGAAAGTACCTTCTCCTCTTCGATTATTTCCTTAATCACAtcctcttcttcttcctctggcaTCTGAGAGTTGGCTACGCTGTCTTTCATGTGGAGCTTCTTTTCGAGTTTGTGCCAAAACTCACCTTCCGTGATCTCTTCAATACTAGATGTGGCAATAACTTTATCTACCCGTATGAGATCTTCATCTTCATCAGTCTCATCGGGACCAGACTCTCCGCTGCTCGGGGAATGATATTCTGCTCTGTTTACAGAAGAATCCGTGCTTATAATAAGAGTTTCAGATGTTCTCTCAGCGATGATAAGAGGAAACTCGAGCAAATCATCAGTTTTAGAGTTTGATGAAGATACCACTGCACGTCGTCTGGGACCTATACATGTCCATGATGACACAGAAGAACGGGTCCTAACAACTGCCTGGGCTACATCTTGTGCATGTTTCATCACAACCTATTACATGTCGAGGATCAGGTTTAATGATGAGAGACGATGTGTAGAAATTTTATGCATGGATTAATCAACTATTCATTGGTTCAAGTCAGTACTTAATAGCATATAGAACACTTTTCTAGGGAGAAACAatataattaaagtttaatGGAACCAAAATTCGTTAACTTAAAAAGTACATTTTAATCTTGGCTTATTTCAAGTGTTCTTTttttacccaaaaaaaaaagaaaaaaagaaaaaaagaaaaaacaaaactTTTCATGCTTAGGTATAGTAGTAAAAACAATGGCTTTTATTTTTTACGAAGAAACAAAAGCACAAGCCTCGAAACCACGTTTTGTGACTTCTAGAGAAGTGTTTATAAGAACATTTTTACCCAGTTTTTGCATTCAAACACCATTTTCTAAACAAAGAAAAATTACCTTTGGTTAGATATCTTGTCTATACTTATAGATCACAGAAGTGTTAAGAAAAATTGAAGAGAGAGTGAGAGACCTCCCCTTCACCCTTCCCTTCCACTAGTAGGTCAAATGAACAACCAACTTTAAACGATATAGCTATTAGGAGAAGCGGGAGATAATCTTGAATGAGATGGGAGAAATTCCACAATGCAGCATTCTATAAGGTTGCAATACGTTACCTGAGTACTGCTGGAGACAGGGCGTAAAAATGCACCTGCACCAGCAACCCTGGCTTTTGCGTTTGACATGGATGGTAGACATGAGCCAAAAGCAATAGCAGAGCGATAAATGACCTTTAAAACTCTGTTCTGTTCAACTTGATCATGGAGATCACTTGACCAAGATGATGATGTTACCTGATAAAATTTGTGTATCAAGATTAGCAAGTAGTCGGGGGAAAGAACTGCAAGCAACTTACAACATGACCCTTTAGTAGTGAGAATTCACCTCTGAACGAAGATCATCCACAGAAGCAACTGAAAATGTTGGCACCAGATCAGAGCCATTAATGATTGTAGTAATGAAGTGTTTCCCCGACTCTGCCAACTCCCACGTCATGCAGGCAGCTGTAAGGTAGGTAATTCTAGTTATAAACGTCCTGAAGAAATCATTATAtctgaaaacaatatttaaaacaatagagtttttttatttgttttacgCAAAAGCAACAGCGAAGTAAGGATTCCACATGCCTGGAGCAAAAGTGACACATGTGCTTGCAGTGAATTCTTTCTGTTCCCTGAGGATGTATGTCAGCAATGCAGCTGTACCACCACCAAGTGAATGACCAACAATCTggaattaaataaaatgattcGTGAAAAATAAAAAGTACAAATATGTATTCATACAGATGAATATCTTATCTGTCAGAAAGCGTGCAATAACATCTATCGACATTGCCAATGCTAATACATCCATACAGAAATTAATTTTTGTAATCTTCAGTTCAAACTTGTTCCCAGGACTTATCCTCACTTCATTAAATCAAAACAAGATATGCTTCCAAGAAGAATATTTTTATCAACTCTATACTTTACTCTGTAATAATGAAACAAAGGAATGCTTATTATAACTGGAATGAATCTTTATATGCCACATTGCCACTTAGTTCCCCATCAAGCGGACAAAAACATCATAATTGCAGTTCCTATCATCCTACCTTAACATCATAGTCAGGATTTTGTTCAAGAGCCTTGACCAAGGTTGGAGTGCTAAGTTTTGCTATCCACCGAGCAGCAGCAACCATACCACAATGTGCATATCCAAGAACCAGATTGCTTATTCCACCATCATGTAAAACTGAGTGGTGAAAAGGGACCACCGCACCGAGTGCAGCAGTCAATGTGTCTTTAATACTGTGAGTACCCCGAATCAAGAGAAGGAAGCACTTGGAGTTTTCATCACGTAAAATTGTGAAGGCAGGCTTCAAAAGCTTCAATAAAAACAGACATCAAGAAAGTTCTCAAGATACAAACAATAGCTATATTGGTGCATGGAGATTGGAGAGCAATCACGTACCGCAGCTTTGGGCTTCTGCAGGAGGACATGCGCTTCAGAGAATCCCGCAGACTCCAAAAACACAGGAAAAGGCTTTTTGGAGAAAAGCATACACAGGGTTAACAGTCTTAAATAGTAATACAATTGATCAATGGTTTCAGCGCCTTTCAGTTGCACAGAATCTTCTCCAGCAAATACACTTGCAACTTGTAAATTACCCTGCAAGATCATGAAGCCGTCTTTCATTTCAACATTTGACATTTTCTAAACCAAGTGCAGAAAAACCTTAAAACAGTAGTCAATCAACAAGTTCATAACAAAGACAAGTAATGGCTAACAATATCACCTTTCAACTAAACAAACATGAAAAATAGTATGTAAATATCATAACTTTTGAGAATCACTACAACTACGACTATAAATAAATAGATTTAAAAAACAATTGATTCAAAAACCAAGTTCATCCTTCGTGCGTGCATTCTTGAAATGCTTTCTGGGTGGTGTTCAAAGCAGAGGAACTAATTAAATATCAAAACATCACTGGCATCGAAACCAAAAAAGTATACGAACTTTTCTAAAACCAAAgtggtaaaaaaaaaactaaattatcAACATCAAAGAGAACACCAACCTGCCTTTGAATAAAATACTTAATTCCAAAAGCCAGATCACCGATCGGCCATTTTCCAAAAGTCTCCGCGTACGTAAACCTCAACGTCTCCAACAGCGTAGACATTGTCTCCAGCCAAGTGGCGGGTGCCTGAGCTGGCCGCCGTGGCAACCGTTTCTTCGCCGATCTGCTTTTCGACTTCAGATTATCACCGCCACACTCTGATTCCTCCTCCGAGGATGAAAACCGTCTGTTCAAAACGTACAACACTAGCACCACCAACCCCGCCGTTGTCGCCATTGCCGTCGCCGCCATCACATCAATTACCACGAAAATTCAGGTGGACACTCTACATTTATTCCCAAATCCAAAAAGGAAATCTAAATCAAGACACGAGAAATTCGTAAAttgattgaccaaatctgcgaAAATTGTGTTTATGTTCGAAGCCGTATGAACATGAAAATAAGCGGTCGAGGTTGAGTGAGGGGTTAGCTCAACACAGATTATGAAATGACAGTTTTACCCTCCTCCagttgttaaaaattaaataaaaaaattagtactGTGATTGGATAACTACctaataattattaattgaaaataaaaagcTTGACATTCTTGATGTTCCAAATAAAATCTCAACCGTCGGCTAGTAATATGCaaacttagttttttttttaagaaaaagagatttattttacaaaaattgttttaaataaaGGAGAAGTTGTGAAAAACcttcaatcaaaatatttctttgGGTTCACTCTCTATCTAAAAAATTGTGGTATTATGTCTTACAAAATATGGTACACTTCGGGGGGTGTATTCAACTTGagaaatttattgacttttaatgacttttgtagattttaaaaatctagaggtattcaatcaaaacttttgcatactctatagaagtctagtggtattcaaaatagactttcatggagttttaaaaagtcaagtggtattcaacattgacttttataaactctataaaagtctataggtattcaaattttccatggacttttaataacttcatggaattcattgacatacaaacattaaagcctaaggtacaactacaaattgtaaaaaattgtatttggttcacccaaaagatttgaatggatttttaaaacttctaactcatACACAAGCTATTTATTTTTCTCCATCGCTTCACATCACATCTCTTCCtatcttctctcctctcatctatttctatcattctctcaaatttttgaagtgtatctctatatatattttcat is a window encoding:
- the LOC140814194 gene encoding uncharacterized protein isoform X2, with amino-acid sequence MAATAMATTAGLVVLVLYVLNRRFSSSEEESECGGDNLKSKSRSAKKRLPRRPAQAPATWLETMSTLLETLRFTYAETFGKWPIGDLAFGIKYFIQRQGNLQVASVFAGEDSVQLKGAETIDQLYYYLRLLTLCMLFSKKPFPVFLESAGFSEAHVLLQKPKAALLKPAFTILRDENSKCFLLLIRGTHSIKDTLTAALGAVVPFHHSVLHDGGISNLVLGYAHCGMVAAARWIAKLSTPTLVKALEQNPDYDVKIVGHSLGGGTAALLTYILREQKEFTASTCVTFAPAACMTWELAESGKHFITTIINGSDLVPTFSVASVDDLRSEVTSSSWSSDLHDQVEQNRVLKVIYRSAIAFGSCLPSMSNAKARVAGAGAFLRPVSSSTQVVMKHAQDVAQAVVRTRSSVSSWTCIGPRRRAVVSSSNSKTDDLLEFPLIIAERTSETLIISTDSSVNRAEYHSPSSGESGPDETDEDEDLIRVDKVIATSSIEEITEGEFWHKLEKKLHMKDSVANSQMPEEEEEDVIKEIIEEEKAE
- the LOC140814194 gene encoding uncharacterized protein isoform X1 — its product is MAATAMATTAGLVVLVLYVLNRRFSSSEEESECGGDNLKSKSRSAKKRLPRRPAQAPATWLETMSTLLETLRFTYAETFGKWPIGDLAFGIKYFIQRQGNLQVASVFAGEDSVQLKGAETIDQLYYYLRLLTLCMLFSKKPFPVFLESAGFSEAHVLLQKPKAALLKPAFTILRDENSKCFLLLIRGTHSIKDTLTAALGAVVPFHHSVLHDGGISNLVLGYAHCGMVAAARWIAKLSTPTLVKALEQNPDYDVKIVGHSLGGGTAALLTYILREQKEFTASTCVTFAPAACMTWELAESGKHFITTIINGSDLVPTFSVASVDDLRSEVTSSSWSSDLHDQVEQNRVLKVIYRSAIAFGSCLPSMSNAKARVAGAGAFLRPVSSSTQVVMKHAQDVAQAVVRTRSSVSSWTCIGPRRRAVVSSSNSKTDDLLEFPLIIAERTSETLIISTDSSVNRAEYHSPSSGESGPDETDEDEDLIRVDKVIATSSIEEITEGEFWHKLEKKLHMKDSVANSQMPEEEEEDVIKEIIEEEKVLSDALDSQTPLSLSDVSDNHHFYPPGRIMHIVSIPSSEPNNPGLVDAEEERVGIYETSRELYSKLRLSRTMIKDHFMPMYKNMMELLIVQLENELDSCILKT